From one Butyricimonas faecihominis genomic stretch:
- a CDS encoding fasciclin domain-containing protein: MKLQYFLFLFILGLGACDDDYFHDSGLANGRHDCTVWEYLHTDAYNWDSTILVIERAGLVDLFDGKDPACPEITFFGPTNISIMQFMYKTVDNDDKVMYERIEDIPVEMCRKMLLSHVLPKKMMKKDFDYENRGTLEGGTYIQALSGTELRVFRAKSSYMGIADIGAESLGIHALVNGYIVGIASADIEMNNGIVHSLSYTYQFSEL; this comes from the coding sequence ATGAAACTACAATATTTTTTATTTTTATTTATTTTGGGCCTTGGAGCGTGTGATGATGACTATTTTCATGATTCTGGGCTGGCAAATGGACGACACGATTGTACGGTATGGGAGTACTTACATACGGATGCTTACAATTGGGATTCGACGATACTGGTGATTGAACGTGCGGGATTGGTGGATTTGTTTGATGGAAAAGATCCTGCTTGTCCTGAGATAACTTTTTTCGGTCCTACAAATATTTCGATTATGCAATTTATGTACAAGACCGTGGATAACGATGATAAAGTCATGTATGAGAGAATAGAAGATATACCCGTGGAGATGTGTAGAAAGATGCTTTTGTCACATGTTCTTCCCAAAAAGATGATGAAAAAAGATTTTGACTACGAGAACCGGGGAACCCTTGAAGGAGGAACCTATATTCAGGCTCTGTCGGGTACGGAATTGCGTGTGTTCCGGGCAAAAAGTTCTTATATGGGGATTGCTGATATTGGAGCGGAATCATTGGGAATTCATGCATTGGTAAACGGCTATATCGTGGGAATTGCTTCTGCTGATATTGAAATGAATAATGGCATTGTACATTCGTTGAGTTATACGTACCAATTTTCTGAACTTTAA
- a CDS encoding RNA polymerase sigma factor RpoD/SigA, which translates to MRQLKITKSITNRESASLDKYLQEIGKEDLITVEEEVELAQRIRKGDQRALEKLTRANLRFVVSVAKQYQNQGLSLPDLINEGNLGLIKAAEKFDETRGFKFISYAVWWIRQSILQALAEQSRIVRLPLNQVGSLNKINKAFSRFEQEHERRPSPEELAETLDLPAEKVADTLRVSGRHISVDAPFVEGEDNSLLDVLVNDDSPVADKTLINESLSTEVERALATLTERERDIIRLFFGINCQEMTLEEIGEKFGLTRERVRQIKEKAIRRLRHSSRSKLLKTYLG; encoded by the coding sequence ATGAGACAGCTAAAGATAACAAAATCTATAACGAACAGAGAGAGTGCTTCTCTTGACAAGTACTTGCAAGAGATTGGTAAGGAGGATTTGATTACGGTTGAAGAGGAAGTTGAGCTTGCCCAGCGAATCCGGAAAGGGGATCAACGGGCTTTGGAGAAACTGACTCGGGCAAACCTTCGTTTCGTGGTATCTGTTGCAAAACAATACCAGAATCAGGGATTAAGCCTTCCGGACCTTATCAACGAGGGGAATTTGGGTTTGATTAAAGCAGCAGAGAAGTTTGACGAAACGAGGGGATTCAAATTTATTTCTTATGCCGTATGGTGGATTCGCCAATCTATCCTGCAAGCATTGGCAGAACAATCGCGTATTGTACGTTTGCCATTGAATCAAGTTGGATCTTTGAATAAAATCAATAAAGCATTTTCTCGTTTCGAACAAGAGCATGAGCGTCGTCCGTCACCGGAAGAGTTGGCAGAGACTTTGGATTTACCGGCTGAAAAAGTTGCCGATACTTTGAGAGTGTCCGGCCGTCATATTTCCGTGGATGCACCTTTCGTTGAGGGGGAAGACAACAGCTTGCTCGATGTGTTGGTAAACGATGATTCTCCTGTTGCGGACAAGACGTTAATTAACGAGTCCTTGTCAACGGAAGTAGAGAGAGCATTGGCTACATTGACCGAAAGAGAACGTGATATTATTCGTTTGTTTTTCGGTATCAATTGCCAAGAAATGACATTGGAAGAAATTGGAGAGAAGTTCGGGTTAACCCGTGAACGTGTTCGCCAAATCAAGGAAAAGGCTATTCGTCGTCTACGACACTCTTCTAGGAGTAAGCTATTAAAAACTTATTTAGGATAA
- a CDS encoding RNA polymerase sigma factor yields the protein MKEIQQLEIFIRTYYSFMCATAFHFIGSQDLAQDITQEVIIKFWQNKEDLEIRFIENFLYTMIKNEALNYLRGVERENKRISKLEIETSEDSHVLNLLIAEETNQLLIQAINQLPTQSARIMRLVLSGYENKEISQVMGVSVNTIKTLKYAAIRKLREYFDSHPELVTIL from the coding sequence ATGAAAGAAATTCAACAATTAGAAATTTTCATTCGCACATACTATTCCTTCATGTGTGCCACGGCATTTCACTTTATTGGCTCACAAGATCTTGCACAAGATATCACACAAGAGGTTATCATCAAATTCTGGCAAAACAAAGAAGACTTGGAAATAAGATTTATTGAAAATTTCCTTTACACAATGATTAAAAACGAAGCATTGAACTATTTGCGAGGTGTGGAACGGGAAAACAAAAGAATATCGAAACTAGAAATCGAAACAAGTGAAGATTCCCATGTTCTCAACCTACTAATCGCAGAAGAAACCAATCAACTACTTATCCAAGCCATTAACCAGCTTCCCACACAGAGTGCTAGGATCATGCGTCTTGTCCTGTCAGGATACGAAAACAAGGAAATCTCTCAAGTCATGGGAGTTTCCGTGAACACGATAAAGACTCTTAAATATGCCGCTATTCGCAAATTGAGAGAATATTTCGATTCCCATCCAGAACTTGTTACAATCCTTTAG
- a CDS encoding FecR family protein, with product MTHSRAQMLARIIIRVKLGIASLEEREKLLAWLDESEENRQLHKDIIRGKCIAERLRLEDEINETTDFKQVYGKVYKRLTTRGEKQKLFIRIGIGGVVAACLCGVALVISSLWLGKGKDRIEENIVSTVRHEKVMLVLEDGKQIGLSTGVPDRIDLAQATLVGEVGRLSYEPRPDSMSLREVRHKIYTMAGGDYSLVLGDGTRVWLNAESELEYPVQFVGKERVVKLKGEAYFEVMHDSVKPFIVEAAGTRTRVMGTSFNIGAYDDENIVYTTLLSGRVEVSLTGKDGVKPIILNPGEQSLWSKGKGEFTMKKVNTEDVIAWRYGIFVFNEDDIEIVTRVLSRWYGTKFVFDRECTGKHSFSGKMSKDEKLESILKILTLAGGPEFKVEKDIVHVIEK from the coding sequence ATGACGCATAGTAGGGCTCAAATGCTGGCGCGGATAATTATCCGTGTGAAATTAGGAATTGCTTCTTTGGAAGAAAGAGAGAAATTGTTGGCTTGGTTAGATGAGAGCGAGGAAAATCGTCAATTACACAAGGATATTATTCGGGGTAAATGTATAGCGGAAAGGTTGAGGCTTGAAGATGAGATTAACGAGACGACTGATTTTAAACAAGTATACGGGAAAGTTTATAAACGTTTAACAACGAGAGGTGAAAAACAGAAGTTGTTTATTCGGATAGGTATAGGAGGAGTTGTTGCCGCATGTCTGTGTGGTGTGGCATTAGTTATTTCTTCATTATGGTTGGGAAAAGGAAAAGACAGGATAGAGGAAAATATTGTTTCTACCGTGCGACATGAAAAAGTGATGTTAGTATTGGAGGATGGCAAACAGATTGGATTATCGACTGGTGTTCCGGATCGAATTGACCTTGCGCAGGCTACTCTGGTGGGTGAGGTCGGGAGATTGTCATACGAGCCAAGACCGGATTCTATGTCATTAAGGGAAGTTAGACACAAAATATACACGATGGCGGGGGGAGATTATTCATTAGTGCTGGGTGACGGAACGCGTGTGTGGCTAAATGCTGAATCGGAACTGGAATATCCAGTACAATTTGTTGGAAAAGAACGAGTTGTAAAATTAAAGGGGGAGGCTTATTTCGAGGTGATGCATGATTCGGTCAAACCGTTCATCGTGGAGGCAGCCGGGACTAGAACCCGTGTCATGGGGACATCTTTTAATATAGGAGCTTATGATGATGAGAATATTGTTTATACCACGTTGCTATCGGGAAGGGTTGAGGTGAGTCTGACAGGAAAGGATGGGGTGAAACCTATAATTTTAAATCCGGGTGAACAATCCTTGTGGTCAAAAGGAAAGGGCGAGTTTACGATGAAGAAGGTAAACACGGAGGATGTTATTGCTTGGCGGTATGGAATTTTTGTGTTCAACGAGGATGACATAGAGATCGTAACTCGGGTTTTATCCCGCTGGTACGGGACTAAATTCGTATTTGACAGAGAATGCACGGGAAAACATTCGTTTAGTGGGAAAATGAGTAAAGATGAGAAACTCGAATCTATATTGAAAATACTGACCTTGGCCGGAGGACCGGAATTTAAGGTTGAAAAAGATATCGTACATGTAATTGAAAAATAA
- a CDS encoding trypsin-like peptidase domain-containing protein translates to MRKSFLNLGLGVVGGCLAFVAIDAIRGESAAPVSQLEIASPAAVRPVSLASNTALPVGGAGSVDLREAAKKTVPAVVHVKTVQMGREYIGNPLLEFFYGYAPRTRETPQKMGIGSGVIVSEDGYIITNNHVIDKSDKITVTLDNKTEYEAKVIGTDPSTDIALLKVEANGLPYLEYANSDDVELGEWVLAVGNPYNLTSTVTAGIISAKARELGINRSQMSLESFLQTDAAVNPGNSGGALVNAKGELIGINTAIESPTGSYSGYSFAVPSNIARKIVGDLKEFGTVQRAMMGISMWRDELTPAVAKELGTDEVSGIYVYEVIPNGAAAKAGIKKGDVIKRINGIEIKTRPEFQGQLAKYHPGATISVTVSRGGKLKDLDVVLQNTYGDVALVDKNYTGILGATVEPLSREDRYRYRLNGGVKIIDIKNGPFKAIGLDEGYIIVKINNTVIYDKDDLVRALKAAENEGVLVTTISPRGRVEYYALSLQN, encoded by the coding sequence ATGAGAAAATCATTTTTAAATTTAGGACTGGGGGTTGTTGGCGGTTGCCTTGCTTTCGTGGCGATAGATGCCATTCGAGGGGAAAGTGCTGCACCGGTTTCACAATTGGAAATTGCATCTCCAGCGGCGGTTCGTCCTGTTTCACTTGCGTCTAACACGGCTCTTCCTGTTGGGGGAGCGGGTAGCGTGGATTTGAGGGAGGCTGCCAAAAAGACAGTTCCGGCTGTTGTTCATGTCAAAACAGTACAAATGGGACGGGAATATATAGGTAACCCACTATTGGAGTTTTTTTACGGTTATGCCCCGCGTACACGGGAAACCCCGCAAAAAATGGGTATTGGGTCGGGTGTAATTGTCTCTGAGGACGGGTATATTATCACGAATAATCACGTGATCGACAAGAGCGACAAGATTACGGTGACCTTAGATAACAAGACGGAATACGAGGCCAAGGTAATCGGGACAGATCCTAGCACGGATATTGCTTTATTAAAAGTAGAAGCAAACGGACTTCCTTATCTGGAGTACGCGAATTCGGATGACGTGGAGTTGGGAGAGTGGGTTTTGGCCGTGGGTAACCCGTATAATTTAACCTCAACGGTTACAGCAGGAATTATCAGTGCCAAAGCGAGAGAGTTGGGGATAAACCGGAGCCAGATGAGTCTGGAGTCATTCTTGCAGACAGATGCCGCAGTGAACCCCGGTAATAGTGGGGGAGCGTTGGTGAATGCCAAGGGTGAGTTGATTGGGATCAATACGGCAATTGAATCCCCGACAGGCTCTTACTCGGGTTACTCGTTTGCCGTACCTTCGAATATTGCCCGTAAAATTGTCGGGGATTTGAAGGAGTTTGGTACGGTTCAGAGAGCGATGATGGGAATATCCATGTGGAGAGACGAGTTGACGCCTGCTGTGGCGAAAGAGCTGGGAACGGATGAAGTGAGCGGAATATATGTATATGAGGTGATACCTAACGGGGCGGCAGCTAAAGCCGGAATAAAGAAAGGAGATGTAATCAAACGCATAAATGGTATCGAGATAAAGACAAGACCGGAGTTCCAAGGACAGTTGGCTAAATATCACCCGGGAGCGACTATTTCCGTGACTGTGAGCCGTGGAGGAAAATTAAAGGATTTGGATGTGGTACTCCAGAACACGTATGGTGATGTTGCCTTGGTGGATAAGAATTATACCGGAATACTGGGAGCCACGGTGGAGCCGTTGAGTCGGGAGGACCGTTATCGCTATCGCTTGAACGGGGGTGTGAAAATTATAGATATAAAGAATGGCCCTTTTAAAGCGATTGGTCTGGATGAAGGATACATTATCGTGAAAATTAATAACACGGTGATTTATGATAAAGACGATTTGGTACGGGCGCTGAAAGCGGCAGAAAATGAGGGTGTTCTTGTGACAACTATCTCGCCGCGAGGACGTGTCGAGTACTACGCTTTATCTTTACAGAATTAA
- a CDS encoding RagB/SusD family nutrient uptake outer membrane protein: MKKNILLLIFLAALVFACDDFLTEEPEIAVTNNNFWKTEKDVESAVYGLHGEFRTVFGDVVMLYRDRGLPFDYLNAIWQYPSNNQPSYVWNASYPAISWANEYRVIAQANLIIDNIGRANLPEVRHNYYLGQAYCIRAYVYFYILRTWGDAPLIKESVDVGEKARASWQELADFAIGDLKLAVNMLPKAKDLQDASGIKVTSKQVPSSGTVHAILAHLYAWKAALNNEPELNKLAIAEADSVIKYGGYSLAGSPKEVCDVVMLGNSDEGIFEIDYQDLPGDLKGSGAFIAGACQKWPIQPLTTPATRRSLMRLNNSTAMKMYMDVSDERRDEYFYKLDSMAGVSTSVTQGAAYISKWRGVITNVGGSGDGTLKAYEDNEILIRLADIILLRAEVKVKTGDTQGAINDLNTIRARAGAPLYSASEGDLQEAIAKERDKELFLEAGIRFYDIIRNGTFREKLRGKFKTLTDQDVADGAYYLPVGNGAFTNNTLMKQTVYWKRNGYAY, encoded by the coding sequence ATGAAAAAGAATATATTATTACTTATTTTTCTTGCGGCCTTGGTTTTTGCTTGTGATGATTTTTTGACCGAGGAGCCTGAAATTGCCGTGACGAATAATAATTTCTGGAAAACAGAAAAGGATGTGGAGAGTGCCGTTTATGGTTTACATGGTGAGTTTCGTACTGTTTTCGGGGATGTTGTTATGTTATACCGGGATAGAGGTCTTCCTTTTGATTATCTGAATGCAATATGGCAGTACCCTTCCAATAACCAGCCTAGTTACGTGTGGAATGCCAGTTATCCGGCAATATCTTGGGCTAATGAATATAGAGTGATTGCTCAGGCAAATTTAATCATAGATAATATTGGTCGGGCAAATTTGCCGGAGGTGCGGCACAATTATTATTTGGGGCAGGCTTACTGTATACGAGCCTATGTTTATTTTTATATTTTGAGAACCTGGGGTGATGCTCCTTTGATCAAGGAGTCCGTGGATGTTGGGGAGAAAGCTCGTGCTTCATGGCAGGAATTGGCTGATTTTGCTATCGGGGATCTGAAACTGGCGGTGAATATGTTGCCTAAAGCAAAGGATTTACAGGATGCCAGTGGGATAAAGGTGACGAGCAAACAGGTGCCTTCGAGTGGAACCGTTCATGCAATATTGGCTCATCTGTATGCTTGGAAGGCAGCGTTGAATAATGAGCCAGAATTGAATAAGTTGGCTATTGCAGAGGCAGATTCTGTGATTAAATACGGTGGGTATTCTCTGGCAGGAAGTCCGAAAGAAGTTTGTGATGTTGTTATGCTGGGAAATAGCGATGAGGGAATTTTCGAGATAGATTATCAAGATCTACCTGGAGACCTGAAAGGTTCGGGTGCTTTTATTGCCGGAGCTTGTCAGAAATGGCCAATCCAACCGTTAACGACACCTGCAACCCGGCGTTCATTAATGCGACTTAATAATAGTACGGCTATGAAAATGTACATGGATGTATCAGACGAACGTCGAGATGAGTATTTTTATAAGTTAGATTCCATGGCGGGGGTGTCTACTTCGGTTACCCAAGGTGCGGCATATATCAGTAAATGGAGAGGTGTGATCACGAACGTGGGTGGATCAGGTGATGGAACTTTAAAAGCTTATGAGGATAACGAGATACTGATCCGTTTAGCAGATATTATTTTACTTCGAGCAGAGGTGAAAGTTAAAACCGGTGATACTCAAGGTGCAATTAATGATTTGAACACGATACGGGCTAGAGCTGGTGCCCCCCTTTATTCGGCTAGCGAAGGTGATTTGCAAGAGGCTATAGCTAAAGAACGGGATAAAGAATTGTTTCTCGAAGCAGGTATTCGTTTTTATGATATTATCCGTAACGGGACTTTTCGGGAAAAGCTAAGGGGTAAATTCAAGACGTTGACGGATCAGGATGTAGCTGACGGGGCATATTATTTGCCGGTGGGGAACGGTGCGTTTACGAACAATACTTTGATGAAACAGACCGTATATTGGAAACGAAATGGATATGCTTATTAA
- a CDS encoding SusC/RagA family TonB-linked outer membrane protein encodes MKKNCKTKTFCRLSVMCISLLCCILIFGITSVFTTSSAYGQKTTPRISVKLENVSVLEALREINRLSGNEVVYKKEEVEKETKKVSVTLNNVTVLSAVAACLTDTKLSCVMSDGKVVVVPEKEQKALVVTGVIKDKAGAPLPGATIVVKGSSVGTSTGVNGEYKIVLPSSAKTLIYSFIGYKSEEVEVNGRQKIDVILEDDVKKMDEVVVVAYGTQNKRDVVGAMSTVTAEEIKDIPSPSLANLLQGRVAGMSVINMTGAPGGGGTSVSIRGFNSLSVEAAQRFSNPLWVIDGVPMYSFTSPVSGLNTLAEIDPKDIESVQVLKDAASASIYGSRAANGVILVTTKKGRYNQKARVSVNVSQTLVFNPALPDLTGGNRERYHRMEALRNYQEAGFSDEQNRYLYVNSYRESYLRDIMYDYFWGKGNGAGVVLYQDSLNEFYNNSTNLFDYYFRTARVTDVNLQLSGGAERVTYNIGLGYYTEKGVLKGTGFNRLKLLSNVTIKPMEKMNANLRFYLARTDRSRSSEEMNTLSFNTGTDLEQIPKELLKTSTLYPGKGSAAFDEATKRFRGTKEKNDSYRLRASFDANYEFFHGLTFKTSIALDYSQQNLNVFLPSNLNDYNESFSQGQIERNMMLLNENLLTYKRSFAEKHNVDFLVGLSTQSDEANVLGGYGYKAPSDLIHYVPWYGNVYDVTADRTLKDYISKREKSTMVGVFGRFNYNYMQKYLLSFSIRRDGSSKFGEDVRWATFPAYAVGYAFSEESFMDWSRDVLDYAKIRVSYGKSGKQFSAPYIALGLLEPSAPFLGNPTVTPEWTEGLFNPSLTWEETDQYDFGVDMDLFNYRLNIVLDYYYRYTDKLLYNITLPGNYSGYTKQWQNAYAISNEGIELQIKWDIMRKDSFKWDLTFNIARNWNRLEKSYNGVDFQTYGDAGYFDSNVSIIGKPLNGLYVYKDKGYYNSDDEVPFIFENGQKIYLHGNGYRQFYRAGDRIMVDVDGNGAVYTSWPLQEDRVYAGSPLPKASGGIISTLNWKGFDVNMLFTYVISRHILNAGKGASVGTSLGLTMDDLTIPVFADLDKVTFWQKPGDKTDFPMNRLESGLGNFSTILSSNVENVNYLKLKTLTIGYTFPKEWMSRIGMESARVFVSGENLFTITNYSGPDPESVDVVTGVDNFGNYPLSTRITLGLTLNF; translated from the coding sequence ATGAAAAAAAATTGCAAGACAAAAACGTTTTGTAGACTTTCGGTGATGTGCATCTCGTTGTTATGCTGTATCTTGATATTCGGTATAACATCAGTATTTACAACTTCGTCAGCCTACGGACAAAAGACGACACCGCGAATATCGGTGAAGTTGGAGAATGTTAGTGTTTTAGAGGCCCTTCGGGAAATAAACAGGTTGAGTGGTAACGAAGTTGTTTATAAAAAGGAAGAGGTGGAGAAGGAGACGAAAAAAGTTTCTGTGACATTGAACAACGTGACGGTTCTTTCGGCAGTGGCCGCTTGTCTTACCGATACGAAGTTATCATGTGTTATGAGTGATGGAAAAGTGGTGGTTGTTCCTGAAAAAGAACAAAAGGCTTTGGTCGTGACTGGGGTGATTAAAGATAAGGCGGGAGCGCCTTTACCGGGAGCGACGATTGTCGTGAAAGGGAGTTCCGTGGGAACGAGTACAGGTGTTAACGGAGAATACAAAATTGTTCTTCCATCGAGTGCCAAAACATTGATTTATTCCTTTATCGGTTATAAGTCAGAAGAAGTTGAAGTGAATGGACGCCAGAAGATTGACGTGATCTTAGAAGATGATGTGAAAAAAATGGATGAGGTGGTTGTGGTCGCTTATGGTACCCAGAACAAGCGGGATGTTGTGGGAGCCATGTCGACTGTAACTGCGGAAGAAATCAAAGATATTCCTTCTCCCTCCCTAGCTAATCTTTTGCAAGGACGAGTTGCCGGAATGAGTGTGATTAACATGACAGGAGCTCCCGGGGGAGGTGGAACCTCAGTTTCTATTCGAGGGTTTAATAGTTTGTCGGTCGAAGCCGCCCAGCGTTTTAGTAATCCCTTGTGGGTGATTGACGGGGTTCCCATGTATAGTTTTACTTCTCCTGTCAGCGGGTTGAACACATTGGCAGAAATTGATCCGAAGGATATAGAATCCGTACAGGTGTTGAAAGATGCAGCCTCGGCTTCAATTTATGGTTCCCGGGCTGCAAATGGAGTGATTTTAGTGACGACGAAAAAGGGACGTTACAATCAGAAGGCAAGGGTGAGCGTGAACGTGTCACAAACTTTGGTGTTTAATCCCGCTTTACCGGATCTTACGGGAGGTAACCGGGAGCGCTATCATCGAATGGAAGCATTGAGAAACTATCAAGAGGCAGGTTTTAGTGACGAACAAAATCGTTACTTGTACGTGAACTCGTACCGAGAATCTTATTTGCGGGATATTATGTACGATTATTTTTGGGGTAAAGGAAATGGTGCGGGAGTTGTCCTATATCAAGATAGTTTGAATGAATTTTACAATAATTCTACGAATTTGTTTGATTATTATTTCAGAACGGCCCGGGTTACGGATGTTAATTTACAGTTAAGCGGTGGGGCAGAACGAGTGACTTATAATATCGGGTTAGGATATTACACGGAAAAGGGAGTACTGAAAGGAACAGGTTTTAACCGCTTGAAGTTACTGTCGAACGTAACAATTAAACCGATGGAGAAGATGAATGCGAATTTGCGTTTTTATCTCGCTCGAACGGATCGCAGTCGTTCATCAGAAGAAATGAACACTCTTTCGTTTAATACGGGTACGGATTTGGAGCAGATTCCGAAAGAATTATTGAAAACGTCCACGCTTTACCCGGGGAAAGGATCCGCTGCTTTTGATGAGGCGACTAAACGTTTCCGAGGCACGAAAGAAAAGAATGATTCTTATCGTCTCCGGGCGAGTTTTGATGCTAATTATGAGTTTTTTCACGGTCTGACTTTCAAGACTTCTATAGCATTGGATTATTCCCAGCAGAATTTGAATGTTTTCTTGCCTTCGAATTTAAATGATTATAATGAATCTTTTTCACAGGGGCAGATTGAGCGGAATATGATGTTGTTGAACGAGAATCTGTTAACGTACAAACGTTCTTTTGCCGAGAAGCATAACGTGGATTTTCTTGTGGGGCTGTCCACCCAGTCTGATGAGGCAAATGTGCTGGGGGGATACGGCTATAAGGCTCCGAGTGATTTGATTCATTATGTACCTTGGTACGGAAACGTGTATGATGTTACAGCTGATCGTACTCTAAAAGATTATATATCCAAGCGGGAGAAAAGTACGATGGTAGGGGTATTTGGAAGGTTTAATTATAATTATATGCAAAAATACTTGCTATCTTTCAGTATAAGGCGAGACGGTAGTTCTAAGTTTGGGGAAGATGTACGTTGGGCTACTTTCCCGGCGTATGCTGTTGGGTACGCTTTTTCCGAGGAGTCCTTTATGGATTGGTCTAGAGATGTGTTGGATTATGCGAAAATTCGAGTAAGTTATGGAAAGTCCGGCAAACAGTTTTCTGCTCCTTATATTGCATTGGGTTTGTTAGAACCTTCGGCCCCGTTTTTAGGTAATCCAACGGTGACCCCCGAATGGACGGAGGGATTGTTTAATCCTTCATTAACATGGGAAGAGACTGACCAATACGATTTCGGGGTGGACATGGATCTTTTTAATTACCGTTTAAATATTGTACTGGATTATTATTATCGCTATACGGATAAATTATTATACAACATAACGTTACCAGGTAATTATTCTGGATACACGAAGCAATGGCAAAATGCTTACGCAATTTCCAACGAGGGTATCGAGTTACAGATTAAATGGGATATTATGCGTAAAGATAGTTTTAAATGGGATCTGACTTTTAATATTGCCCGTAACTGGAATCGTTTGGAGAAAAGCTATAATGGTGTGGATTTTCAGACTTATGGTGATGCTGGATATTTTGATAGTAATGTGAGTATTATCGGTAAGCCGTTGAATGGACTTTACGTGTATAAAGATAAAGGTTATTACAATAGTGATGATGAAGTCCCTTTTATTTTTGAGAATGGTCAGAAGATTTATTTGCATGGTAACGGTTATCGTCAGTTTTATCGTGCAGGAGACCGGATTATGGTGGATGTAGATGGGAATGGGGCGGTGTATACTTCTTGGCCATTACAAGAAGACCGTGTGTATGCGGGTTCTCCTTTACCGAAAGCCAGCGGGGGAATTATTTCCACGTTGAACTGGAAAGGTTTTGACGTGAACATGCTGTTTACTTACGTGATTAGTCGTCATATTCTGAATGCCGGAAAGGGCGCTTCTGTGGGGACGAGTTTGGGATTAACCATGGATGACTTGACCATTCCTGTTTTTGCAGATCTGGATAAGGTTACTTTCTGGCAAAAGCCCGGAGACAAGACAGACTTCCCGATGAATCGTTTGGAGAGTGGGTTAGGTAATTTCTCGACTATTTTAAGTTCTAACGTGGAGAATGTGAATTATCTGAAATTGAAAACCTTAACTATAGGTTATACTTTCCCGAAAGAGTGGATGAGCCGTATTGGTATGGAGAGTGCGCGAGTGTTTGTTTCGGGGGAAAATTTGTTCACGATAACCAATTATTCCGGTCCGGATCCAGAATCTGTTGACGTGGTTACCGGGGTGGATAATTTTGGGAATTACCCGCTCAGCACGCGTATCACATTAGGTTTAACTCTAAATTTCTGA